One Spinacia oleracea cultivar Varoflay chromosome 4, BTI_SOV_V1, whole genome shotgun sequence DNA segment encodes these proteins:
- the LOC130471776 gene encoding uncharacterized protein: MVVGKDRVDLLVRSVNVVLKEMQHRGALKENPGVDPAQKTGDVRTQTEYGVSGAQPTQRRLNMDPKPWVNLFKGSTLPSKEWHQVNKPQIFLHDEGYFVIRFQSKKDKESVLGAGPHMFFGKPMIFKPWTASFNFQEELLRVVPVWVRLPNLPLSCWGGGGGDSLSRIGSLLGDPLFADDCTSKQQRISFARILIEVDVTGDLPKSVQIQDPMGNIVKQVVEYEWLPPYCQNCKIVGHDCTQTKVNTTRFRPAAVQKKKVVKVGKPKAVQPAPEAKDTDDLNNKTAAQENDGENGELSVTDRPFTQLAPIHDEGWRVVSRRRRDIRTPA; encoded by the exons ATGGTGGTGGGAAAGGATAGGGTGGACTTGCTGGTGAGAAGTGTCAATGTTGTTCTCAAGGAGATGCAACATAGGGGTGCGTTGAAGGAGAACCCAGGTGTAGATCCAGCCCAGAAAACAGGGGATGTCCGTACACAAACAGAGTATGGAGTGAGTGGTGCACAGCCAACTCAAAGGCGACTGAATATGGATCCAAAACCATGGGTGAATTTGTTTAAAGGTAGTACTCTTCCTTCTAAAG AATGGCATCAAGTTAACAAACCTCAGATTTTCCTCCATGATGAGGGCTATTTTGTGATTAGATTTCAGTCAAAGAAGGACAAGGAATCAGTTCTGGGGGCTGGTCCTCATATGTTCTTTGGCAAACCTATGATTTTTAAACCTTGGACAGCAAGTTTTAATTTCCAGGAGGAATTATTGAGGGTAGTTCCAGTGTGGGTTAGATTGCCTAACTTACCATTAAgctgttggggggggggggggggtgattcATTGAGCAGAATAGGGAGCTTGCTTGGAGATCCTCTATTTGCTGATGATTGTACTTCTAAGCAACAAAGAATATCCTTTGCTCGAATTCTCATTGAGGTGGATGTAACTGGTGATTTGCCTAAATCTGTGCAGATTCAGGATCCTATGGGTAACATTGTTAAACAGGTGGTTGAGTATGAGTGGCTGCCACCATACTGCCAGAACTGTAAGATTGTGGGACATGATTGTACTCAGACAAAAGTCAATACTACAAGATTTAGACCAGCTGCTGTTCAGAAAAAAAAGGTTGTGAAGGTGGGGAAACCTAAAGCTGTGCAACCAGCTCCTGAAGCAAAAGACACTGATGACTTGAATAATAAAACTGCTGCTCAAGAGAATGATGGAGAGAATGGAGAGTTGTCTGTTACTGATAGACCCTTTACTCAACTTGCTCCAATTCATGATGAAGGGTGGAGGGTTGTTTCAAGGAGAAGAAGAGATATAAGAACTCCAGCTTAG